The Humulus lupulus chromosome 3, drHumLupu1.1, whole genome shotgun sequence genome window below encodes:
- the LOC133823035 gene encoding G-type lectin S-receptor-like serine/threonine-protein kinase At4g27290 has protein sequence MRNNKRRHWTKSFGNSRVFLFRTTLAVVDSLGPLEFLRDGTTLVSSEGTFELGFFTPSSSNNRYLGIWYRNIPGLTMVWVANRCKPINNSSGSLTINNTGNLEHLGQNKSVVWSTSSLKQAREPLVQLLDNGNFVLKDEKNENTENYLWQSFDYRGDTFLSGMKFGWDLKRGLTRRLSSWKSLHDPCYGDFIYGIEYDAQHRTYPEPILWKGSAKFYRTGPWNGLRYSGCPELRPNPLYDYKFVYNDDEVYYSYILKNKSVITRIFINRTASARQCLIWIAIEKIWKPYFSGPRDQCDNYGQCGANA, from the exons atgaggAACAACAAAAGAAGGCACTGGACGAAGAGTTTCGGAAACAGCAG AGTTTTTCTCTTTAGAACAACTTTAGCTGTAGTTGATAGCCTTGGACCATTGGAATTTCTGAGAGATGGCACAACTTTGGTTTCAAGTGAAGGAACTTTTGAACTAGGATTCTTTACCCCAAGCAGTTCAAACAACCGTTATTTGGGAATTTGGTATCGAAACATCCCCGGTCTAACTATGGTTTGGGTTGCAAACCGGTGTAAACCGATCAACAATTCCTCTGGATCGTTGACAATAAACAACACCGGAAATCTTGAGCATTTGGGACAGAATAAGAGTGTCGTTTGGTCTACAAGCTCATTGAAACAAGCCCGAGAACCATTGGTTCAACTCTTGGATAATGGTAACTTTGTTCTGAAAGATGAAAAAAATGAGAATACAGAGAACTATTTGTGGCAAAGCTTTGATTACCGTGGTGATACATTCTTGTCTGGAATGAAATTTGGATGGGACTTGAAGAGAGGTCTTACTAGGCGGTTGTCATCATGGAAAAGTTTGCATGATCCTTGTTATGGAGATTTTATTTATGGGATTGAATACGATGCACAACACCGTACGTACCCTGAACCAATACTTTGGAAAGGATCTGCAAAATTTTATCGAACTGGGCCATGGAATGGCCTACGTTACAGTGGTTGTCCTGAGTTGAGACCAAACCCTCTTTACGATTACAAGTTTGTTTACAATGATGATGAAGTTTACTACTCATACATCCTCAAGAATAAGTCTGTGATCACAAGAATTTTCATCAACCGAACGGCAAGTGCTCGTCAATGTTTGATATGGATTGCAATTGAGAAAATTTGGAAGCCTTACTTTTCAGGCCCTAGAGACCAGTGTGACAACTATGGCCAATGTGGGGCAAATGCATAG